The proteins below are encoded in one region of Methanosarcina barkeri 3:
- a CDS encoding TOBE domain-containing protein, with the protein MKARTKVWFTEDGKTVMGAGRAKLLKTIEEEHSLRKACKKLDISYKQAWIVLKKMNEALGEPAVVTVRGGKNQGTFLTDLGRKLLAEYETSKQLISETIGDETAWENISFKLSARNQLPGKVLGVEKNGLVSKITIQMEPSVITSVVTEEAVEKLDIKPGDRVYAVIKSTEVMVAKIVGEKGPAKIDSREIERSD; encoded by the coding sequence GTGAAAGCAAGAACAAAAGTCTGGTTTACGGAAGACGGAAAGACCGTCATGGGTGCTGGAAGAGCTAAGTTACTGAAGACAATAGAAGAAGAGCACTCACTTCGGAAAGCCTGTAAGAAGCTTGATATATCATATAAACAAGCCTGGATAGTACTTAAAAAAATGAATGAAGCTCTTGGAGAACCCGCAGTCGTTACAGTGCGAGGAGGAAAAAATCAGGGCACCTTCCTGACTGACCTTGGAAGAAAGTTATTGGCTGAGTATGAAACCAGTAAGCAGCTTATTAGTGAAACCATAGGGGATGAAACAGCCTGGGAAAACATAAGTTTCAAGTTATCAGCCAGAAACCAGCTACCTGGTAAAGTGCTTGGGGTGGAAAAAAACGGGCTTGTATCGAAAATTACGATCCAAATGGAACCTTCAGTTATAACTTCAGTAGTCACTGAAGAAGCGGTAGAAAAACTTGATATCAAACCCGGAGATAGGGTTTACGCGGTCATCAAATCTACCGAGGTAATGGTTGCAAAAATTGTCGGTGAAAAAGGACCTGCGAAAATTGATTCAAGGGAGATAGAGCGCTCAGACTGA